TAAGCAAGATCATCTGCAAAACCAAGTGACAATGTCATAAATTGCTAAATTCCCGCCCTGACCCCCAGAATCCCAGATATAAAAACTGCACGTTCAGTTGCAGTTTTTATATATTGACGCAGGCTCTGAAGTGTATTACGTTTTGCTTATCGATAATCTTTCAGTAAAACACAGGAGGCAGCAATGGAAACTACGATCTCGACCAAGTTTCAGGTGGTGATCCCGAAAGACATCCGGAGGAAACTGGGTTTAAAGCCGAAGCAGAAACTGCTCGTCATGGAAAAAGCCGGCATCCTCTACATGATCCCCCAGGCGCCCATAGAAGACCTTAGGGGGTCCGCCGTAAAAGCTCCTGTGACGGGCTACCGGGAAAAGGACGACCGGTATTGATGAAGCTCATTGATTCCTGCGGCTGGCTGGAATTTTTCACGGGCGGGCCCCAGGCCGCTGCTTACGGGAAAGAACTGGCCGCCGATATGAAGGAGATCCTCGTCCCTGCCATCGTCCTTTACGAGGTCTACAAGTTCCTGTTAAGGACATCCTCCGAAGAAACAGCCATCCGGTGTACGGCCCACATGACCCAATGCCGGGTGATCGACCTGGACAGCGTGCTGGCCCTGGAGTCCGCTGAAATCTCCCTGAGCACAGGGCTTGCCATGGCTGACGCCATCGTCTACGCCACTTCAAGAAAATACAGTGCGCAGTTGATCACATCGGACGCGGACCTGAAGGACATGGAGGGTGTTATTTTTCTTGAGAAGTAGTGGTATTTGCGGGGATCATGTGGGGGTCAGTGGGGGTCAGGCCGCCTGCCCTGCCTGCCCCGAGCCAAGTCGAGGGGAGCAAGTGTAACGCATCGATGGGGGAATTGTGGCATGCCCCGACCCAAAGTAAGTTAATCATGCCTTCTATCCCCACTTTGGCAAGGTAATACAGGAAGTGCAGGGGGGTCATTTGTGCACAGGTGCACTGGTGTACTAATGCACTTTACCTACTTTCCCTTCCCCACCAACTGCACCCTCACTTTCCTCTCCAGCGCCTCAGCGATGCGGGTCACCATCGACAGTGAGTGCCCCTCGTAATCCCCATCCTCAAGCCTGCTGATGACAGACTGGGTCGTTCCTATGAGGTCTGCCAGCTGTTTCTGGGTCATGCCGGATTCAATCCTCATCTGATAGATCGTCCGGGCCACCTGGGCATTGAGGCGCTCCTCCTCCAGGAATGCTTTGCGGCACGGGTCGTCTCCAATGTAACGATCCTGGAGGATTTTCACGGCTTTAGCTGTTTTCTTTTTCGCCAACTGGATCACTCCCGGTAGGTGTGCTTTTCAGGATCCATGGCATACATGGACCTGCGTTTTATCGTCAGTTCGATCTCACGTGACGGTACTTCCTTTTCCTTTATTAAGCCGTGAGAAATCACAGCGGTCCTACCGTAAAAGAAATAGAGTATCCGGTAGTGGATCCCATGGTAACTGACTCTGAGCTCGAAGGTGCCGTCCCGTAAATAATCCGCCTCGGGTCGTCTCAGTTCGTGACCCATTTCAGCCAAACGCTCAACCCTGACGATGCACTTATCCTGGACCTTGCGCGGCAACCCGTCTAACCAGTGGAGCAGGGGACAGGTACCATCAGACTCAGCAAAAAGGACAACTTCCGTCTCAGGCATCCGCTGCCCCGGCCTTTTGAATTATCGCAAAATAGGCATAAGTGGTCAATCGCGATTTTGCGATACAAGGGATGGTAATGGTTGGGAAGTTTTTCATACACCTGGAAGTGCAATAGGAGGGCCAACGAAAAGGGAGTGCGGAAGGTATAAATAGTTCAAAGCGAAAAGTGCTGAAGGTGATGCGGGCTACGCCACTTCTGCACCTCAGCACTTCTGCATTGCTTTTCCCCTTTATCCTTTTCTATTAAAACTCTCCTTCCCTCACCAGCTTCCTTTTTCTCAGCTTCTTTACGACCTTCGGTTTCACGGGATCATTCCCCTCCAACACCCCTTTCCCCTTCTTCCCCTTTTTCGCGGCCACGCTGTCCAGGTTCGCCAGTTTCTTCGCCCCTTCCAGGGCCGTCCGGTCGCTGTCGTAGTACTCGAACCATGGCAGGCCGGCGTTGGTGTAGCTTTGAGCGTCAGGAAGCTGAGTCGGGGGCTCCTCACCGGTGAGGCCGAAATACTGGACGCTGTTGGCTATGTGGACATAGCAGCGCGAACTGATATCCCGCTCCCACACATTGAACCCGTAGGTGTCCTCGTAGATCTCCTGCCGCATGAGGCCGCCGGGAGCGAGGGCCATCTCCATTTCTGCCTCACCGGCGCACATGGGGATCGGCGCGGTTTCGGTCATGTAGATGTCCTCATGGCTCAGCTTGTCGTATTCCTCCCTCTTCATGGGGAAAGCGATGATCTGCACGCCGCCGTGTTCAGCTTCACCAGTGAGCTGTTCTTCCGCCGTATAACCCTCGCCCAGGGGCATGGCCACGAACTGGCGGATGAGGCCCTCGTCCACGTTGAAGCCGTCCAGCCAGGGCTGGTCCGGGACCACCAGGTAGTCCTGGGGCTTCCGGGAGAGCTGGTTCTTCCAGTCTTCCCCGGTGACAGCGTCGATCTTGCCGGCAGCCACCTTGATGGCCATGGGGTAAGAGCCGTGGAGGTAGATCCACATAGCTTCTGCCTGGTACATGGGCAGGAAGACCCCCCCACGGGCCAACCACGTTTCCGGAACGGTGTTATTATAGTCGTCCACGTAAAACAGGGGGAAACATCCAAAACCGGGCGGAAGGTTATACTCCCGGTTGTCGTCCGGGATGCGGAGGGTTCTTTGAAACTCAATGCTGCATTTTGCCTCCGGGTGTACCTCCGGAAAACTGAAAACCAATCGGTCGTTTTTAAGTTCGATCATTTTATCTCCCTTCCCCTTTTAACTTTCTCCTTTCTCCTTTAACCTTTCCCCTTCTCCTACCATTCCCCACCCCTCACTACCCTCACGATCCTCAAGATGGCTTTATCAGGCTGTTCCTTCAGTTGGCGGATCAGCTCTGCGAAGAGCTGGGGACGGTTACGAATGATCTCCTGCAGATCCGAGGAAACCTTCCCCGCCATAGCCAGCATCAGGTCCGGATCCTCACCCAGGTCCAGGGCCAGCCGTCGGATGGTATCCTCACCGGGAGGCGGGACCTGATCCCGCTCGATCTTGCTCAGGTACGCCGGCTCGATGTTGATCCTCTGAGCGACCTGCCGCAGGGAGTAGGAGAGATCCCCTTCCCTGAGCTTTTCCCTCGCTTCCCGTATGTAGACGCCAAGTGTCATGTGTAGTACATAGTACACGCTTATCTGAGGATGTCAAGGGAAGGGGGAAAATTAAAAGTGAAAGACGGACGCTGTGAGTGACAAAACGGCGAATAAGTCAGTAGGCGGGTTCGGGCTTAGGCTCGGGTTCGGGCTCGGGGCGTCATGCAGAGCGCAGGAGTTAAAGCGGTATGGGACTGCGAAATGGATTATTGGGGTCAGGAACCAGGCACCCACCTTCGCCGGAGGCTACGGCGGGCGGAACCTCGACCCAGGGCGGTGATGGGGACACCTCGACCATCCAGTCCGACGGTGACGTTATCCCGGCAAGGACCGGTACCGTGGACGCCAGCTTCCCGGATCCGGTCTACACCGCCAATCTTGGGGCCAACGGCTACACGGTGTCTGCCGACATCACGGTTCTCATGGATGAGGATCTTGTAGACGGGGGGCTTTACGTAAAAAGCACTCTGATGCGCAGTTCTGTCCGTATCTATGAAGGTAACGGTGACGATGACAGCGGGCTCAATCCGGCGGTCACCGGAATATACGTCGCTGTTGGCGCGACCCTCACCCTTCCGGTGGCAAGCGATACCGGCGGGACTCCCAAAGCCTGGTACCTGCTGGATAACGACCTCATCGTCCAGGGCACCGTCACCACTGCCGATGATTCCACATATCTTTCTTTCGAGATCGATGACGGGAACGAAGCCAATATCGTCGTAGAAACAGATGGCCTTATAACCACCGTTCCCGAGGCGGCTGGGGCTGATGGCGGAAGGGTCTATTTGGTCACTGACGGGAGCATCATCATCAAAGGCGATGTCCCCATGAGTGGTACGGCTCCAGGCGGGAACGATGGCGGCCCGTTTTGTGAAGAAGGGATCGGTCAGAACGACAGGCCCGCCCATCTTCAGGGCGAAGGTGGCGTGGCCGATCCACGTAACGGAGAACTTATCGCCATCCAGCGCGAGGTGGGTCCCGTCGTTGAGCACCACCGGGGTTTCCCCGATCTCACCCTCGAACTTTTCAAGCGGGTTTTTTGAGAGTACCCATCGGAGGAAGCCGCCGCGTTCGGTGTCAGCGCGTTCGGTGTCAGAGCGCGTTCGGTGTCAGGGCTGGAATTCAGCAATACCCCTGCTAACACTGTCAAGAATTGATAAATTCGCGCCGTGACCCCAATTCTCACCCGTTAACCTTTAACCTTTCATCAGTTCGCCACGAAATGGGCCCGCCTGTTCTGCTTCCAGGCTGACTCGTTGTGCCCGACAGCGAAGGGCTTCTCTTCACCGTAACTGATCGTCCTGATCCTGGAAGCGGAAACACCCAGTGAGATGAGATAATTCCGTACCGCGTTTGCACGTTGCTCACCCAGACCGAGGTTGTATTCGTTGGTACCCCTCTCATCACAGTGACCTTCGATCACGATCCTGATACCCGGAGCGGCTTTGAGAAAACTGGCGTTGTCGGCAAGTCTGTCTCTCCACTCCAAAGTGAGGTCCGAACTGTCAAATTCGAAGAACACATCGACGAGGTCGGAAACCCCAAAAGCAGCCGCCTCGCGCGTGGTTCCCGGCCTGACTGCTTTCGGCTCCTGGGGCGGCGGCACCTCCCCGGCCGGAGGTGTGTACTTTTCCACCTTCCCTGGTGTAGCCGGAGTCTCCTCCCGATCCTGGGTTTGTGTCATCTGTTCAACCGGGCCGGGTGCTGCGGGTTTTTTGGCGCAATCTACCAGTGAGAAACTAAATAAAAGAACGACTGCCAGAGTAACGAGGATACCTTTCTTTTCTTTGATCATTGTCCACCTCCCAATTTTTTTCGGATTCGAACGTAGAATATCTCCATTATTTAACATTTCCCCACCCATTGTTCATCGACGCTTCGTCAGGAATCGGCGTGCGTCGTCTTCCCCTGAGTTTCCCCAGCCGCATCCCGCTGGTTTTCGGCCGGGAACCCGGACTCCGCATCGAAGTATTTCTTGTTGAAATTGGAGATGCTGTTTAGCGCTTTGACCGATGCCATTTCCAGGCTGTCCACGATGTGGCCCGTGTTTGAGGTCAGCATGGCATGGAAAAGCAGAAGAGGGATCGCCGACATCAGCCCGAAGGCCGTGGTGTTCATGGCCACCGAGATGCTGGCAGACAGCAGGTCAGCCTTCTCGGCGGGGTTCGCATTGGCAACGGCCGTAAAGGCCTCGATGAGCCCCATGATCGTTCCGAGCAGCCCCAGCAGGGTGGCGATGTTGGCGAACAAAGCGACGTACGGCGTACGCTTTTCCAACTGGGGGATGATCTCCATCAGGCTCTCCTCCATGGCGATCTCGATGTCTTCCCGCCGCCGGACCGCACCCACACGCGCCAGCCCCATCTGGAGCATCTTCGAGATAACGGATCTGTCCTTGTTGACCAACTCCCGAGCCTTGTCCAAATCGCCCTCTGCCAGCAGGGGTTGGAGCGCATTCCACGCCTTGCTGTTTGTGCTCCGGGTGCGCCTCAGTTCAAACCAGCGCTCCACCGTAATGGCCATGCCAACCACGAACACGACCAGAATGGGGTACATGAACAGACCCCCCTTTTGAAAAAAACCGATCATTGCATTGACTCCCATAGCTTTCCTCCTGGATTCTGATGATCCGATTACCTGGATCCTTTACGACAGCGCTGACCCTTTCGTACCCCTAACCGGCGGGCAGAAAGTCGATGGGGTACAGGATGGTCACCTTCTGTACACCTTCCTTCGGGCCGAAGTTGAACCTCCCGATACGCTCCACGATCCTGGATACCAGGTCCGGCGAACCAAGATCGGTGGATTCTACCTCGCACATGGACACCGTACCGTCCGGTTCGATGGTCATTCGCATCAACACCTTCCCGCGCAGCGTCGGGTCCTTGCGCAACTCCCTGTTGTAGATCCGATAGAGCGCCGCTTTGTACCGATCGAAAACGATCTGGATTTCCTCGTCCGTCCGCCCGGGAGCCATTCCATCACTCGTCGGCCTCGACGACTCTTCCAGGTTCGAGATCGTACTTTGTGCCTGAACAAAGCCTCCGCCGCCTGTGCCGTAGCCGCCGCCTCCACCGAGCCTGGAGGCGTTGCCGCTTCCGATGTTGCGGCTGACACCGGCACTGCCAATACCGACCCTTGAACCGCCCTCCGCCTGGATGGCCACCAGCGAGCGCTGGGCCACGGCCTGTCCTTCCGCCTGAGGGCTGTCGCTACTGAGGGGGGCTTCGGTACCGAGCCTGGCAACCGGAGCTTCGGTCATCAGGTCTTTAAAGGCGTTCTTGAACCTCAGGATCCCGACCCCTTCGGCCTTCTTCCTCGCTGCTGATGCCCCGCTTTCATTGGCGGCCACTTGTGTCGGCTTCTCTTCCGGCCGTTCACCTGACCCGGGCTCTTCGGCCTGGGGTCTGGGTTCATCGATCTTGGGTTCGGGCTCACTCTTTGCCTGTTTTTTCTGTTCCTCGATCTGTTCCAGCACCGGTTCGGGCTCCGTTTTCGGCACCGGTGCCGGCTTCGGCAGATCCTTCTTGACCAGCTGAACCAGGCGCTTTGGAATTTCCGGTGCGGCGGCCATTCGGTCCGGTATGGGTACTTTTATCAAGG
Above is a window of bacterium DNA encoding:
- a CDS encoding type II toxin-antitoxin system VapC family toxin; the encoded protein is MKLIDSCGWLEFFTGGPQAAAYGKELAADMKEILVPAIVLYEVYKFLLRTSSEETAIRCTAHMTQCRVIDLDSVLALESAEISLSTGLAMADAIVYATSRKYSAQLITSDADLKDMEGVIFLEK
- a CDS encoding helix-turn-helix transcriptional regulator, producing MTLGVYIREAREKLREGDLSYSLRQVAQRINIEPAYLSKIERDQVPPPGEDTIRRLALDLGEDPDLMLAMAGKVSSDLQEIIRNRPQLFAELIRQLKEQPDKAILRIVRVVRGGEW
- a CDS encoding AbrB/MazE/SpoVT family DNA-binding domain-containing protein — translated: METTISTKFQVVIPKDIRRKLGLKPKQKLLVMEKAGILYMIPQAPIEDLRGSAVKAPVTGYREKDDRY
- a CDS encoding type II toxin-antitoxin system RelE/ParE family toxin; translation: MPETEVVLFAESDGTCPLLHWLDGLPRKVQDKCIVRVERLAEMGHELRRPEADYLRDGTFELRVSYHGIHYRILYFFYGRTAVISHGLIKEKEVPSREIELTIKRRSMYAMDPEKHTYRE
- a CDS encoding helix-turn-helix transcriptional regulator; translation: MAKKKTAKAVKILQDRYIGDDPCRKAFLEEERLNAQVARTIYQMRIESGMTQKQLADLIGTTQSVISRLEDGDYEGHSLSMVTRIAEALERKVRVQLVGKGK
- a CDS encoding MotA/TolQ/ExbB proton channel family protein produces the protein MGVNAMIGFFQKGGLFMYPILVVFVVGMAITVERWFELRRTRSTNSKAWNALQPLLAEGDLDKARELVNKDRSVISKMLQMGLARVGAVRRREDIEIAMEESLMEIIPQLEKRTPYVALFANIATLLGLLGTIMGLIEAFTAVANANPAEKADLLSASISVAMNTTAFGLMSAIPLLLFHAMLTSNTGHIVDSLEMASVKALNSISNFNKKYFDAESGFPAENQRDAAGETQGKTTHADS
- a CDS encoding AgmX/PglI C-terminal domain-containing protein; the protein is MNTSILEQELAPLEAQIEQVRQKLETLKGELRAVEGELNTFSADKERFDTLRDVCDALDKLGEMEADGLFWEEIPEARDPSRQLEKVRARIASFEEENREILEKQRSLQGQIKQRLDDLYFLEEEVRDAYDREEQRKEEFVLEREMPAFPYRVALMPWAREAESERRLRRALLVALLVFLLFGSLIPLIKVPIPDRMAAAPEIPKRLVQLVKKDLPKPAPVPKTEPEPVLEQIEEQKKQAKSEPEPKIDEPRPQAEEPGSGERPEEKPTQVAANESGASAARKKAEGVGILRFKNAFKDLMTEAPVARLGTEAPLSSDSPQAEGQAVAQRSLVAIQAEGGSRVGIGSAGVSRNIGSGNASRLGGGGGYGTGGGGFVQAQSTISNLEESSRPTSDGMAPGRTDEEIQIVFDRYKAALYRIYNRELRKDPTLRGKVLMRMTIEPDGTVSMCEVESTDLGSPDLVSRIVERIGRFNFGPKEGVQKVTILYPIDFLPAG
- the pal gene encoding peptidoglycan-associated lipoprotein Pal is translated as MIKEKKGILVTLAVVLLFSFSLVDCAKKPAAPGPVEQMTQTQDREETPATPGKVEKYTPPAGEVPPPQEPKAVRPGTTREAAAFGVSDLVDVFFEFDSSDLTLEWRDRLADNASFLKAAPGIRIVIEGHCDERGTNEYNLGLGEQRANAVRNYLISLGVSASRIRTISYGEEKPFAVGHNESAWKQNRRAHFVAN